From Anaeromusa acidaminophila DSM 3853, a single genomic window includes:
- a CDS encoding HD domain-containing protein — MAVKRVEIKEAYKSELKQHFGADERRIQHALKVLKTAETIMDGENIQGSIRDVVTITALLHDVGIKTAEQKYQSAAGTYQEIEGPPLARRMMERRGAEPAVTDRVCYIIGGHHTASKNDGLDFQIIWEADLFVNIEEESLAQNQQALAAMIEKNFKTVTGKNLAKRTFLQ, encoded by the coding sequence ATGGCGGTGAAACGGGTGGAAATAAAAGAAGCGTATAAAAGTGAATTGAAGCAACACTTCGGAGCGGATGAACGCCGGATTCAGCATGCGCTCAAGGTTTTAAAGACCGCAGAAACGATTATGGACGGTGAAAATATCCAAGGGTCTATAAGGGATGTCGTGACGATTACGGCGCTTTTGCATGATGTGGGGATTAAAACAGCAGAGCAAAAATACCAATCTGCCGCAGGGACTTATCAAGAAATCGAAGGACCGCCCCTGGCGCGCCGCATGATGGAGCGACGCGGCGCAGAACCGGCAGTTACAGACCGGGTTTGCTATATTATAGGCGGCCATCATACGGCGAGCAAAAATGACGGTCTAGATTTTCAAATCATTTGGGAAGCGGATTTGTTTGTAAATATCGAAGAAGAAAGCTTGGCTCAAAACCAGCAGGCTCTTGCAGCCATGATCGAGAAGAATTTTAAAACCGTTACAGGCAAAAACTTGGCGAAAAGAACGTTTTTGCAGTAA
- a CDS encoding TetR/AcrR family transcriptional regulator, whose protein sequence is MRSRKTTEIRREEILRAALSIVEQQGLDNLNTNAIAAVIQLVPSAIYRHFKNKEEIIAALIDFIGERLQQNLQQATMQEGTALERLKCLFELHVKLLQEEPAIPRILYFLISSERNQELKQKMLAEINAYVYETKKLLLQGKKAGEINQEVDVTAAAMMFLGMIQPLVILSQENKAVLDEYPQKLWQCYQRTIDF, encoded by the coding sequence ATGCGCAGCAGAAAAACAACGGAAATACGCCGCGAGGAAATCTTGCGGGCAGCGCTGTCGATTGTGGAACAGCAGGGCTTAGATAATTTGAATACAAATGCGATTGCCGCTGTGATTCAATTGGTGCCGTCCGCTATTTACAGGCATTTTAAAAATAAAGAAGAAATAATTGCGGCTCTGATTGACTTTATTGGCGAGCGTCTGCAGCAAAATTTGCAGCAAGCGACAATGCAGGAGGGGACGGCGCTGGAACGTTTAAAATGTCTCTTTGAACTTCATGTGAAATTGCTGCAAGAAGAGCCGGCGATTCCGCGCATTCTTTATTTTCTAATCAGCAGTGAGCGCAATCAGGAATTGAAACAAAAGATGCTCGCTGAAATTAACGCTTATGTATATGAAACGAAAAAGCTGTTGCTCCAAGGGAAAAAAGCCGGTGAAATCAACCAGGAGGTGGATGTTACGGCGGCGGCCATGATGTTTTTAGGCATGATCCAGCCCCTGGTCATTCTCAGCCAAGAGAATAAGGCCGTATTGGACGAGTATCCGCAGAAATTGTGGCAATGTTATCAGCGCACGATTGATTTCTAG
- a CDS encoding CGGC domain-containing protein, translated as MKIAILVREETMERCTVGGCLNAFFQREDAFERYRDMENVELLSLTHNGGDLAKKIETLRKKEVDVIHLSSCMRKKDPNYKAVAEALSEHFTVVGYTHGQEDTNTICAARKSGKQ; from the coding sequence ATGAAAATTGCTATTCTTGTGCGCGAAGAAACTATGGAGCGTTGTACCGTAGGTGGCTGTCTAAACGCTTTTTTTCAAAGAGAGGACGCTTTTGAACGGTATCGGGATATGGAAAACGTGGAATTGCTGTCATTGACGCATAACGGCGGAGACTTGGCGAAAAAGATAGAAACCTTGCGAAAAAAAGAAGTGGATGTGATTCATCTGTCTTCTTGTATGAGAAAGAAAGATCCTAATTATAAAGCAGTGGCCGAGGCGTTATCGGAACATTTTACCGTTGTGGGATATACGCATGGACAAGAAGATACCAACACAATTTGTGCGGCAAGAAAGTCTGGAAAACAGTAG
- a CDS encoding radical SAM protein — MKISKQDALIWFDYFSQLPEQEELSTKHEEIIYATFAQIEAAVDQRNENLMAEIKNLKTLENRTYFVGKENKFPQGCRSCLLGTGLSAIRKTNKCNLECKFCYNYGELDAIHPVGEGMWEIGGTKYYEKDLDLLLSIYEKPTGISYVYLEPFMEIEEYYSIIKKFKAAGIHQHLYTNGTLATEETLKALGEAGLDEIRFNLGASNCADKVIENIGLAKKYIKKVGIETPMTPEFYAAFFKKKQAIFATHLDFINCAELHLNENNVGNYYGENMYICRQGYVSPIWSRELTLKFMKIADEEKWDLAVHDCSNYTKFARSLNLSSKAGMWFGASNYACEFSTLPYELFMPILNDDDFKFLQEEELPDGYKPKLFEL, encoded by the coding sequence ATGAAAATTTCTAAGCAAGATGCATTGATATGGTTCGATTATTTCTCGCAACTACCGGAGCAAGAGGAACTCAGTACGAAACATGAAGAAATTATTTATGCGACCTTTGCGCAAATTGAAGCGGCGGTAGATCAAAGAAATGAAAACTTGATGGCGGAAATTAAAAATTTGAAGACCTTAGAAAATAGAACTTATTTTGTGGGAAAAGAAAATAAATTTCCTCAAGGATGCCGCTCTTGTTTGCTTGGGACCGGTTTGAGCGCTATTCGCAAAACGAACAAATGCAACTTAGAATGTAAATTTTGCTATAACTATGGCGAATTAGACGCCATCCATCCGGTGGGCGAAGGCATGTGGGAAATTGGAGGCACAAAGTATTACGAGAAGGATCTTGATTTGCTTCTTTCTATTTATGAAAAGCCTACAGGTATTTCTTATGTATATTTAGAGCCTTTTATGGAAATTGAAGAGTACTATTCCATTATCAAGAAGTTTAAGGCAGCGGGCATTCATCAGCATTTATATACCAATGGCACCCTGGCTACGGAAGAGACCTTGAAAGCCTTGGGAGAGGCGGGGCTTGACGAAATCCGCTTTAACTTAGGCGCTTCAAACTGCGCGGACAAGGTAATTGAAAATATTGGTCTAGCCAAAAAATACATTAAAAAAGTAGGCATTGAAACGCCGATGACTCCGGAATTCTATGCAGCGTTTTTCAAGAAGAAGCAGGCAATTTTTGCGACGCACCTTGATTTTATCAACTGTGCAGAGCTGCATTTAAATGAGAATAACGTAGGAAATTATTATGGAGAGAATATGTATATCTGTAGACAAGGGTACGTATCTCCCATTTGGAGCCGGGAACTAACCTTGAAATTTATGAAGATCGCCGACGAAGAGAAATGGGACTTGGCGGTTCATGACTGCTCGAACTACACAAAATTTGCACGCAGCTTAAATTTAAGCAGCAAAGCAGGCATGTGGTTTGGCGCCAGCAATTACGCCTGCGAATTCTCAACGCTGCCATATGAACTGTTTATGCCTATCTTGAACGATGATGATTTTAAATTTTTGCAGGAAGAGGAGCTGCCAGACGGTTATAAACCGAAGCTTTTCGAACTGTAA
- a CDS encoding ABC transporter ATP-binding protein: MNEVEDSRNDSEYAVIVENLVKRYGSFTAVNNVSFRVKKGEVFGFLGPNGAGKSTTIRMLCGIILPTSGKAQVIGLDVFRQAEEIKANIGYMSQKFSLYEDLTVEENIDFYSGIYELPAARKQERKEWVLKMAGLKEQRNSYTSTLAGGWRQRLALGCSLLHQPQVLFLDEPTSGVDPISRRNFWDLIYHLAGEGVTVFVTTHYMDEAEYCDRLAMIYRGELVAIGTPDELKNQHIAAQSIPLEGMDSKVIRPSLEDVFVSIIEAQDRKQTE, encoded by the coding sequence GTGAATGAAGTGGAGGACAGCCGCAATGACTCGGAATATGCTGTAATTGTTGAAAACTTGGTAAAGCGTTATGGCAGTTTTACGGCTGTCAATAATGTATCCTTTCGGGTGAAAAAGGGAGAGGTTTTTGGCTTTCTTGGACCCAATGGCGCAGGGAAATCGACTACCATTCGCATGCTGTGCGGCATTATTTTGCCTACGTCCGGCAAGGCTCAGGTAATCGGTTTGGATGTATTTCGCCAGGCAGAGGAAATTAAAGCCAATATCGGCTATATGTCGCAAAAATTTTCGCTTTACGAAGATCTCACCGTGGAAGAAAATATTGATTTTTATAGCGGTATCTATGAGCTTCCGGCGGCGCGAAAGCAAGAACGCAAGGAATGGGTGCTTAAAATGGCTGGGTTGAAGGAGCAACGCAATAGCTACACGTCTACCTTGGCGGGAGGCTGGAGGCAGCGTCTGGCACTGGGGTGTTCTCTTTTGCATCAGCCGCAAGTACTGTTTTTGGATGAACCGACCTCAGGGGTAGACCCCATTTCGCGGCGCAATTTTTGGGATTTAATTTATCATCTGGCGGGCGAAGGGGTTACTGTTTTTGTTACCACGCATTATATGGATGAAGCTGAATATTGTGATCGTCTGGCTATGATTTATCGGGGCGAGCTGGTGGCGATAGGCACGCCGGACGAGCTGAAAAATCAGCATATTGCTGCGCAAAGTATCCCGTTGGAAGGTATGGATTCTAAAGTAATTAGGCCATCGTTGGAGGACGTGTTTGTATCCATTATTGAAGCGCAAGATCGGAAGCAAACTGAGTAA
- a CDS encoding ABC transporter ATP-binding protein → MDAIRMHEVTQKFGGVIAVNQLTLAVQEGEIFGLLGPDGAGKTTIMRLLAGLLAPSAGEAWVCGFHTLNDVEALRNHISYMPQRFGLYLDLTVQENIDFYADLYNVSQAVRKEKIPELLAFSNMTAFRDRQARNLSGGMKQKLALACALVHTPKVLLLDEPTNGVDPMSRRDFWRILYKLLEDKVTIFVSTSYLDEAERCDRVGLLHKGQLILAGKPAEIKAKMGGVLLEIRCSAPRTVLPLLKAAMQPRSAGLFGNKIHLVAMGEAEQVEADVKEKLRELDIQGEVTVITPSLEDVFISMLTTGESGE, encoded by the coding sequence ATGGATGCAATTAGGATGCACGAGGTGACGCAAAAATTTGGCGGAGTCATCGCTGTGAACCAGTTGACTCTTGCTGTGCAGGAAGGCGAGATTTTTGGGTTGTTAGGGCCTGACGGAGCGGGGAAGACGACCATCATGAGGCTTTTAGCGGGCCTTTTGGCGCCAAGCGCAGGAGAAGCCTGGGTGTGTGGTTTTCATACGCTAAACGATGTCGAAGCGCTCCGAAATCACATTAGTTATATGCCGCAGCGCTTTGGGTTGTATCTTGATTTGACGGTGCAAGAGAATATTGATTTTTATGCGGATTTGTATAATGTTTCCCAAGCAGTACGCAAAGAAAAAATCCCGGAATTGCTGGCGTTCAGCAATATGACGGCTTTTCGCGACCGACAGGCGCGGAATTTATCCGGCGGCATGAAGCAAAAACTGGCCCTTGCCTGCGCTCTTGTGCATACGCCGAAGGTGCTGCTTTTGGATGAACCGACAAACGGCGTGGACCCGATGTCGCGGCGTGATTTTTGGCGCATTTTATATAAGCTTCTCGAAGATAAAGTGACGATTTTTGTTTCTACATCGTATCTTGACGAAGCGGAACGCTGTGACCGCGTCGGTCTCTTGCACAAAGGTCAATTGATTTTGGCAGGCAAGCCGGCGGAAATCAAAGCCAAGATGGGCGGCGTCTTGCTGGAAATACGCTGCAGTGCGCCCAGAACCGTATTGCCGCTGCTCAAAGCGGCTATGCAGCCTCGGTCGGCCGGGTTGTTCGGTAATAAGATTCACTTGGTTGCCATGGGAGAAGCGGAACAGGTCGAGGCGGACGTTAAGGAGAAATTGCGTGAGTTAGACATTCAAGGGGAAGTGACAGTGATAACGCCTTCCTTGGAGGATGTGTTTATTTCGATGCTTACGACGGGAGAAAGTGGTGAATGA
- a CDS encoding L-lactate dehydrogenase, whose translation MNFPKRKLAIVGVGHVGSAVLNCALSFNLAADIALIDILEEKAMGEALDASHGTPYTFSPSVHVHAGGYEECKDADVIIVAAGPSILPGANLDRLLLAESNVKTIHDVMTSITKYTKEAIIIMITNPLDITTYCAQNLFDYPKHKILGTGTTLETARLRRILGNKYNVDPKNVHGYILGEHGNSAFPAWSLVSVAGIAADKLDSYFQPEEPLDYEKTGAAVVNVAYDVLNYKGCTNSGIAMVACRIARAVFYNENSIFPVSTTLSGEYGLSGIALSLPCIVNSEGVRQRLEVPLNETEIGKLKASFENLGQVLKSVGVKK comes from the coding sequence ATGAATTTTCCTAAACGTAAGTTGGCCATTGTTGGGGTAGGGCATGTTGGTTCAGCGGTATTAAATTGCGCCTTGTCGTTTAATTTGGCGGCGGATATTGCGTTAATTGATATCCTTGAAGAAAAGGCCATGGGGGAGGCGCTGGACGCCAGCCACGGCACTCCGTATACCTTTAGCCCCAGCGTTCATGTGCATGCAGGGGGCTATGAGGAGTGTAAGGATGCGGACGTGATTATCGTTGCCGCCGGTCCGAGCATTCTTCCAGGCGCTAATTTGGATCGGTTGCTGTTGGCGGAGAGTAATGTGAAAACCATTCATGATGTCATGACTTCCATTACTAAGTATACGAAGGAAGCCATTATCATCATGATTACAAACCCTTTAGATATTACTACGTACTGTGCGCAAAATCTCTTTGACTATCCTAAACATAAGATTTTAGGGACTGGGACAACCTTGGAGACCGCGCGGCTGCGCCGGATTTTGGGCAATAAATACAACGTCGACCCCAAGAATGTACATGGTTATATTCTCGGCGAACATGGAAACTCCGCCTTTCCGGCTTGGAGCCTGGTGAGCGTGGCCGGTATTGCCGCTGACAAGCTAGATTCGTATTTCCAGCCGGAAGAACCCTTGGATTATGAAAAAACGGGCGCAGCGGTGGTCAATGTCGCTTATGATGTACTGAACTACAAGGGCTGCACCAACTCTGGTATTGCCATGGTCGCCTGCCGGATTGCCAGAGCGGTATTTTATAATGAAAACAGCATTTTCCCGGTATCTACGACCTTAAGTGGAGAATATGGATTGTCCGGCATTGCTTTGAGCCTGCCTTGCATCGTGAATTCCGAGGGGGTTCGGCAGCGTTTGGAAGTACCTTTAAATGAAACGGAAATTGGCAAATTGAAAGCAAGCTTTGAAAACTTGGGACAAGTGTTGAAATCGGTGGGCGTTAAAAAGTAA
- a CDS encoding ABC transporter permease, with translation MVFERLRQMIKKEFIQVLRNPKMRAIVLVMPVIQSLIFGYAVTTDVNQVTTAIFDQAQTPESRELTDRFTRSGYFSVNAVLQSDREVDEVIGLGKSTVVLRIPASFNRELASGATAKVQIIVDGVDSNTAGVVLNYAGTILQNENVELLKKRAGLPGWETAGVQLQTRPWFNENLTSRNFYVPGVIAAIVMLVSLLLTSMSVVREKEMGTMEQIVVTPIKPFEFILGKTMPSIVLGFVNMIFVTLISVFWFDIPVRGSVPLLFLANGLYLMTTVGIGLLISTISDTQQQAMMSSFFFYLPAILLSGFMFPIANMPEVVQWCTYANPLRYFLIIIRGIFLKGVGLSILWPQLLALFLLGTALLTVAVKKFRKNLA, from the coding sequence ATGGTTTTTGAACGTTTGCGGCAAATGATAAAAAAAGAATTTATTCAGGTCCTTCGCAATCCCAAAATGAGAGCGATTGTTTTAGTTATGCCTGTCATACAAAGCCTTATTTTTGGCTATGCTGTGACGACGGATGTGAATCAGGTAACTACGGCTATTTTTGACCAGGCCCAAACGCCGGAAAGTCGGGAATTGACGGATCGCTTTACCCGTTCAGGATATTTTTCCGTGAATGCAGTGCTGCAAAGCGACCGCGAGGTAGACGAAGTCATTGGCTTGGGGAAAAGCACGGTTGTGCTGCGCATTCCCGCTTCGTTCAACCGCGAGCTGGCAAGCGGCGCTACGGCGAAGGTGCAAATCATTGTGGATGGCGTGGATTCCAATACCGCCGGAGTGGTGCTGAATTATGCCGGGACTATTTTGCAAAACGAGAACGTTGAGTTGCTAAAAAAACGCGCAGGCCTTCCAGGGTGGGAGACGGCGGGAGTGCAGCTGCAGACGCGGCCGTGGTTTAACGAGAATCTGACAAGCCGGAATTTTTATGTCCCTGGCGTCATTGCGGCCATTGTCATGTTGGTCTCGCTTTTACTGACCAGTATGTCCGTTGTGCGGGAGAAAGAAATGGGCACCATGGAACAAATTGTCGTGACGCCGATTAAGCCGTTCGAGTTCATTTTAGGCAAGACTATGCCGTCCATTGTCCTGGGTTTTGTGAATATGATTTTTGTTACCTTGATCAGTGTCTTTTGGTTTGATATTCCTGTGCGCGGCAGTGTGCCGCTCTTGTTTTTAGCCAATGGCTTGTATTTGATGACAACCGTCGGCATTGGTCTCTTGATTTCTACTATTTCCGATACGCAGCAGCAGGCGATGATGTCGAGTTTCTTTTTCTACCTGCCGGCGATCCTGTTATCCGGATTTATGTTTCCCATTGCCAATATGCCGGAAGTAGTGCAATGGTGTACCTATGCCAACCCGTTGCGGTATTTTTTAATCATTATTCGCGGCATTTTTCTAAAGGGGGTAGGGCTGTCGATTTTGTGGCCTCAATTATTGGCATTATTCTTGTTAGGAACGGCGCTCTTGACAGTGGCGGTCAAAAAATTCCGCAAGAATTTGGCCTAA
- a CDS encoding HlyD family secretion protein, which produces MKKRLKVLLLLLLVGLIAAGVYSLCFKKQSDPNSIKVSGNIETTTVGVGFKIAGHVAQRFVDEGEKVKKGQPIAALEQADLELDVANAKAQLLAAQAMLTQLNNGSRVQDISAAQAVLRSAEADKENAATDYRRTQQLYAQGAIAEQQLDRSRTAYATANARSDQAAQQLSLLVEGPRQEEIALAAAKVEQSKQVLNLAQTRLGYSQIIAPVDGFVLSKNIEAGEYVAPGTAVVTLGELGQVWLKAYISETDLGKVKLGQPVVVTVDTYPGKKYQGQISFIASEAEFTPKNIQTAEERVKLVYRVKISIANEAYELKPGMPADAQILLNGE; this is translated from the coding sequence ATGAAAAAGAGACTAAAGGTGTTACTGCTTCTGCTGCTTGTAGGTCTAATTGCTGCAGGTGTATATTCTTTGTGCTTTAAGAAACAGAGCGATCCCAACAGTATTAAGGTTTCCGGCAATATTGAAACAACAACAGTCGGGGTGGGCTTTAAAATAGCCGGACATGTGGCGCAGCGCTTTGTGGACGAAGGCGAAAAAGTGAAAAAGGGACAACCTATCGCTGCTTTGGAGCAGGCCGATCTGGAATTGGATGTGGCTAACGCGAAGGCTCAGCTTCTTGCGGCGCAAGCAATGCTGACGCAATTGAACAATGGCTCGAGGGTGCAAGATATTTCAGCAGCGCAGGCAGTTTTGCGCAGCGCTGAGGCGGACAAGGAAAATGCGGCTACGGATTATCGCCGCACGCAGCAGTTATATGCGCAAGGAGCCATAGCCGAACAGCAGTTGGACCGGAGCCGCACTGCCTATGCTACGGCAAACGCCCGCAGCGACCAAGCAGCGCAGCAACTTAGTCTGCTTGTGGAAGGTCCCCGGCAGGAAGAGATTGCATTGGCCGCAGCCAAGGTGGAACAAAGTAAACAGGTGTTGAATTTAGCGCAGACTCGTCTTGGCTATTCCCAGATTATCGCGCCTGTAGACGGCTTTGTTTTATCCAAAAATATTGAAGCAGGCGAATATGTAGCTCCGGGCACGGCGGTAGTCACCCTTGGCGAATTAGGTCAGGTTTGGCTAAAAGCCTATATTTCTGAAACCGACTTGGGCAAGGTAAAGCTTGGGCAGCCGGTCGTCGTGACTGTCGACACGTATCCAGGGAAAAAATATCAGGGCCAGATCAGTTTTATCGCCTCGGAAGCGGAATTTACACCGAAAAATATCCAAACCGCCGAAGAACGGGTTAAACTGGTGTATCGCGTTAAGATTTCTATTGCCAATGAAGCCTATGAGCTAAAACCAGGGATGCCGGCGGATGCGCAAATTCTCTTGAATGGAGAATAA
- a CDS encoding ABC transporter permease produces MSIHRIAAIIRKEFIHILRDSRSLGMAIAMPILLIFLFGSSLSLDVDRVPLVVWDQSQTTDSRELIGRFTSSQYFSLASTAASYADIEAAIDRREAILALVVPYDFGRKLESAQQAEVQLLVDGSDANTATIAIGYAQGVTNGYNSALLLKSLQKKGGKAVAMPLEGKLRVWFNQDMQAKNYIVPGLIAVIMMVIASLLTSLTIAREWENGTMEQLITTPLKPLELIIGKLTPYFVIGMLDVALAVLMGRFLFDVPLRGNAALVFGMAALFLPGALAMGMLISIITRSQLLASQLAMVLTFLPSFLLSGFMYAIANMPEPIQALTHLIPSRYFVAILKNVYLKGAGLEIIWAEAVFLFFFGVIMVFIANKKLKKRLV; encoded by the coding sequence GTGAGCATTCATCGCATAGCGGCGATTATTCGCAAAGAATTTATTCATATTCTCCGCGACTCCCGCAGTTTGGGCATGGCGATTGCCATGCCGATATTATTGATTTTTCTTTTTGGCTCTTCTTTAAGCTTGGATGTGGATCGCGTACCTCTCGTGGTCTGGGATCAAAGCCAAACCACTGACAGCCGCGAATTAATCGGCCGCTTCACATCTTCGCAGTATTTTAGTTTGGCTTCAACCGCTGCTTCCTATGCGGACATTGAGGCTGCCATTGACCGGAGGGAGGCTATTTTGGCGCTTGTCGTTCCTTATGACTTCGGCCGGAAATTAGAAAGCGCGCAGCAGGCGGAGGTGCAGCTCCTCGTTGACGGCAGCGACGCCAATACGGCTACGATCGCGATCGGCTATGCGCAAGGAGTGACCAATGGCTACAACAGCGCCTTGCTGTTAAAATCCTTGCAAAAAAAAGGCGGTAAAGCCGTAGCTATGCCGTTAGAGGGGAAACTGCGCGTTTGGTTTAACCAGGATATGCAGGCGAAGAATTACATTGTTCCCGGGCTTATCGCCGTAATCATGATGGTGATTGCGTCCTTGCTGACTTCTTTGACAATTGCCCGTGAATGGGAAAACGGAACCATGGAACAGTTGATTACAACCCCGCTCAAGCCGCTGGAACTGATTATCGGCAAACTAACGCCGTACTTTGTGATTGGCATGCTGGACGTAGCGCTGGCGGTGCTGATGGGACGATTTTTGTTTGATGTGCCGCTGCGGGGGAATGCGGCCCTTGTTTTTGGGATGGCGGCGCTGTTTTTGCCGGGAGCGCTGGCCATGGGGATGTTGATCAGCATTATAACGCGGTCGCAGCTTTTGGCCAGCCAGTTGGCGATGGTACTGACTTTTTTACCCTCGTTTCTGCTGTCTGGCTTTATGTACGCTATTGCGAATATGCCGGAGCCTATTCAAGCGCTTACCCACCTGATCCCCTCGCGCTACTTTGTTGCTATTTTGAAGAACGTTTATTTAAAAGGGGCGGGACTGGAAATCATTTGGGCGGAAGCGGTATTCCTCTTTTTCTTTGGGGTGATTATGGTTTTTATTGCCAACAAGAAACTCAAAAAGAGACTGGTGTGA